The following proteins are co-located in the Synechococcus sp. PROS-U-1 genome:
- a CDS encoding ABC transporter ATP-binding protein, translated as MAGVRFEDLSKTYPGRGGGDPVEVIRQLDLTIEDGEFLVLVGPSGCGKSTLLRLLSGLDTPTSGEISIGNRPVSEVRPARRNVAMVFQSYALYPHLSVRDNLSFGLRRSQARTVVQKVQDQGVRATRWLPRGMRLRSVREERIEARVATVAKALELSELLDRWPKELSGGQKQRVALGRAMARNPEVFLMDEPLSNLDAKLRTSTRQRIVDLQRELGTTTVYVTHDQVEAMTMGHRIAVLNQGRLQQIGTPMELYKWPSNIFVAQFIGSPSMCMLPVTVGANATLNLSGKRVEVSGELVEELLKREGQQLTAGLRPEQWHLAPKTNRNLKADIEHCERLGNEQILTCRLREGSHLIQVRSSPEIELRAGDEISLEPDPEGWRLFENDGEAIKNK; from the coding sequence TTGGCCGGCGTCCGTTTCGAAGATCTCAGCAAGACCTACCCCGGGCGAGGTGGTGGAGACCCTGTGGAGGTCATTCGCCAGTTGGATCTGACCATTGAAGATGGCGAGTTTCTGGTCCTTGTTGGCCCATCAGGGTGCGGGAAAAGCACGTTGTTGCGACTGCTGTCTGGACTTGACACACCAACCAGCGGCGAAATCAGCATTGGAAACAGGCCCGTCAGCGAAGTCCGTCCGGCTCGCCGGAACGTCGCCATGGTGTTCCAGAGCTATGCCCTTTACCCACATCTAAGTGTGAGGGACAACCTCAGCTTCGGACTCCGCAGAAGCCAAGCGAGAACGGTCGTCCAAAAGGTTCAGGATCAAGGTGTTCGGGCAACACGTTGGCTCCCGCGTGGGATGCGGCTGCGGTCAGTCAGAGAAGAAAGGATTGAAGCGAGAGTTGCCACCGTCGCAAAAGCGCTGGAACTGAGTGAACTACTCGATAGATGGCCGAAGGAACTATCAGGGGGACAAAAGCAGCGCGTGGCACTGGGACGCGCCATGGCTCGGAATCCAGAAGTGTTCTTGATGGATGAACCACTCAGCAACCTGGACGCCAAACTGAGAACAAGCACGCGCCAAAGAATCGTCGATCTACAGCGGGAGTTAGGGACAACAACGGTCTACGTCACCCATGATCAGGTAGAGGCCATGACAATGGGGCACAGAATTGCAGTTCTAAACCAAGGAAGATTGCAACAAATCGGGACACCGATGGAGTTGTACAAGTGGCCATCCAACATCTTTGTCGCCCAGTTCATCGGGAGTCCATCAATGTGCATGCTGCCAGTCACCGTGGGAGCAAACGCAACGCTGAACCTCAGTGGAAAACGCGTTGAAGTGAGTGGAGAGTTAGTAGAGGAACTTCTAAAGCGAGAAGGTCAACAACTCACTGCTGGCTTGAGACCAGAACAATGGCATCTGGCACCCAAAACAAACCGGAATCTGAAAGCAGACATCGAGCACTGCGAAAGACTTGGCAACGAACAAATATTGACGTGTCGACTTCGGGAGGGAAGTCATCTCATTCAGGTCAGAAGCTCACCAGAGATTGAATTAAGGGCAGGCGATGAAATAAGCCTAGAACCAGACCCAGAAGGCTGGAGATTATTTGAGAATGATGGAGAGGCCATTAAAAACAAGTGA
- a CDS encoding YqaE/Pmp3 family membrane protein produces MTCGDIFRIIIALFIPPLGVFTQVGLARAFWINLVIYLFAVGGLGFPVLFGMWPAAVIHALFVILTRK; encoded by the coding sequence ATGACCTGCGGCGATATCTTTCGAATCATCATTGCTCTGTTCATCCCACCCCTTGGTGTCTTCACCCAGGTGGGGCTTGCACGGGCCTTTTGGATCAATCTGGTGATCTATCTCTTTGCAGTGGGCGGGCTTGGTTTTCCTGTGTTGTTCGGCATGTGGCCCGCCGCTGTGATCCACGCGTTGTTTGTGATCCTCACCCGCAAGTGA
- a CDS encoding ABC-F family ATP-binding cassette domain-containing protein translates to MSLISLVGAAKDFGVRTLFSDLDLHIGDGERLGLIGPNGAGKSTLLKVLAGQEPLGEGERRCSPRLRVELVGQESRITPGLSVLEQVLEGCGAKRDLLLRFSALSEAIAADPNNDALMAELGQLSQRMDEEEAWSLEQQCREVLQKLGISDLQRPVDDLSGGYRKRVGLASALVACPDVLLLDEPTNHLDAAAVEWLQSWLDRYPGALVLVTHDRYVLDRVTRRMVEVDRGQARTYQGNYSTFLQHKAEEDASEAASAAKFKSVLRRELAWLRQGPKARSTKQKARLQRIEAMREQKPNQTKAKLEMAGISRRIGKQVIEAETVGVTADGSTDGRPLLDGFSYSFSPEDRIGIIGPNGSGKSTLLDLIAGRRDPTQGSLRLGETVHIGYLDQHTDAFNEGKGLERKVIEFVEEAASRIDLGGEQITASQLLERFLFPPAQQHSPLAKLSGGERRRLTLCRMLIQAPNVLLLDEPTNDLDVQTLSVLEDFLEDFLGCVIVVSHDRYFLDRTVDRLFCFEQGRLNRFEGNYSAFLEQQRQEERSQSMVPKSSTPKQESSRETKREGPRRRNFKETKELARLDQQLPEMDLQKENLEQQMTREGADMAQLSLDLADLISRIAEAEERWLELSELAP, encoded by the coding sequence GTGAGTCTGATCAGCCTGGTGGGTGCGGCCAAGGATTTCGGCGTCCGCACCCTCTTCTCCGACCTCGATCTCCATATCGGGGACGGAGAACGACTGGGGCTGATTGGGCCCAATGGCGCCGGTAAATCCACCCTGTTGAAGGTTCTGGCGGGACAGGAACCCCTCGGGGAGGGGGAACGGCGCTGTTCACCCCGACTACGGGTGGAGCTGGTGGGTCAGGAGAGCCGCATCACTCCAGGGCTCTCGGTTCTTGAGCAGGTGCTGGAAGGCTGCGGTGCCAAACGGGATCTGCTGCTCCGCTTCAGCGCCCTCAGCGAAGCCATTGCCGCAGACCCAAACAATGACGCCCTGATGGCAGAGCTGGGTCAGCTCAGCCAACGCATGGATGAGGAGGAAGCCTGGAGCCTGGAGCAGCAATGCCGGGAAGTGCTGCAGAAACTAGGCATCAGCGATCTTCAACGGCCGGTCGACGACCTCTCCGGCGGCTACCGCAAACGGGTGGGACTGGCATCAGCACTGGTGGCCTGCCCCGATGTACTGCTGCTGGATGAACCCACCAACCATCTCGATGCCGCGGCGGTGGAATGGCTGCAGAGCTGGCTGGATCGCTACCCCGGCGCCTTGGTTCTGGTCACCCACGACCGTTACGTGCTCGATCGTGTGACACGGCGAATGGTGGAGGTCGACCGAGGCCAGGCCCGCACTTACCAAGGGAACTACAGCACCTTTCTGCAGCACAAAGCGGAAGAGGACGCCTCGGAAGCGGCGTCAGCAGCCAAATTCAAAAGTGTGCTTCGCCGCGAACTGGCATGGCTGCGACAGGGACCAAAAGCCCGCAGCACCAAACAGAAAGCCCGACTGCAACGCATTGAAGCGATGCGCGAGCAAAAACCGAACCAGACCAAGGCCAAACTGGAAATGGCCGGAATCAGCCGGCGCATCGGCAAACAGGTGATTGAAGCCGAAACCGTTGGCGTGACCGCCGATGGCAGCACTGACGGTCGCCCCCTACTGGATGGCTTCAGCTACAGCTTCAGCCCCGAAGACCGCATCGGCATCATCGGCCCCAACGGCAGCGGCAAATCCACCCTGCTCGATCTCATCGCCGGCCGGCGCGACCCCACCCAGGGCAGCCTGCGCCTCGGAGAGACCGTTCACATCGGCTACCTCGACCAGCACACCGATGCTTTCAACGAAGGAAAGGGACTCGAACGCAAGGTGATCGAATTTGTTGAGGAAGCAGCCAGCCGAATCGACCTGGGAGGTGAACAGATCACCGCATCACAACTGCTGGAACGCTTTTTGTTTCCCCCTGCCCAGCAGCACAGCCCCTTGGCCAAGCTCTCAGGCGGCGAGCGACGGCGACTCACCCTCTGCCGGATGCTGATTCAGGCGCCCAACGTGCTGCTGCTGGACGAACCGACCAACGATCTCGATGTCCAGACCCTCAGTGTTCTTGAAGACTTTCTCGAAGACTTCCTGGGATGCGTGATCGTGGTCTCCCACGACCGATATTTCCTCGATCGCACCGTCGATCGGCTGTTCTGCTTTGAGCAGGGCCGACTCAACCGTTTTGAAGGCAACTACAGCGCATTTCTTGAGCAGCAGCGGCAGGAAGAACGCAGCCAAAGCATGGTGCCGAAATCCTCCACACCAAAACAGGAGAGCAGCCGTGAAACCAAACGGGAGGGCCCGCGGCGTCGGAATTTCAAGGAAACCAAGGAGCTTGCCCGTCTTGACCAACAGCTGCCTGAAATGGACTTGCAGAAGGAGAATCTGGAACAGCAGATGACACGCGAGGGCGCTGACATGGCCCAGCTGAGCCTCGATCTGGCTGATCTGATCTCGCGAATCGCAGAGGCCGAGGAACGCTGGCTGGAACTCAGCGAATTAGCGCCCTGA
- a CDS encoding DUF2301 domain-containing membrane protein — protein MSSADPTFDGAYGSYTITAADRDEVRRYRIALLVAGLAMSLGLLHWWQIGGSWAWIWVVPLAAALGLALQWIHIYLRPLHRALQLFWLLGCLGWAGLLLIAGPAETLSTLREQPLWILAIGPLFAALAGIGFKEFFCFQRPEAIGLTLLLPAALLGRLLGLINAPVCLALLESAALLLVLLALRKFGMEAAADVGDKSVFAYLDGQQPAGTP, from the coding sequence ATGAGCAGCGCAGATCCAACCTTTGACGGTGCCTACGGCAGCTACACCATCACCGCTGCCGATCGGGACGAAGTTCGCCGCTACCGCATCGCCCTGCTGGTGGCAGGACTGGCCATGAGCCTGGGCCTGCTGCACTGGTGGCAGATCGGCGGCAGCTGGGCCTGGATTTGGGTTGTGCCTCTGGCCGCCGCCCTCGGGCTCGCGCTTCAGTGGATCCATATTTATCTGCGCCCGCTGCACCGAGCACTGCAACTGTTCTGGCTGCTGGGCTGTCTGGGATGGGCTGGCTTGCTGTTGATCGCCGGACCCGCCGAAACGCTCTCAACCCTGCGAGAGCAACCGCTCTGGATCCTGGCGATCGGACCCCTGTTCGCAGCCTTGGCAGGGATCGGCTTCAAAGAGTTTTTCTGCTTCCAACGGCCCGAAGCGATCGGCCTGACCTTGCTGCTGCCAGCAGCACTGTTGGGGCGTCTACTGGGACTGATCAATGCCCCCGTCTGCCTGGCCTTGCTGGAGAGTGCCGCCTTGCTGCTTGTGCTGCTGGCCCTGCGCAAATTCGGCATGGAGGCGGCAGCGGATGTGGGAGATAAGAGTGTGTTTGCTTATCTGGACGGTCAACAGCCAGCAGGCACGCCGTGA
- a CDS encoding AGE family epimerase/isomerase, translated as MNNLGFSFSDLISGYVTSYDETNKLVGIETSDGRQYECKITGNTYARGTQNLGEGWNSADLGKLLQKGQMIFAYGTFYPENKVKFEINYMVFAGEGVDHYRYADEQGWWINQIDQIASSYCKWQFNAPEQPIDYHNYRTVISLTGGKTNEDYLQETDTISRMVYGMACAYMLTGKDLYLEAAEKGTKYLSDKMKFTDTDTGLIYWYHGLKVSGDGEEQKLLVSEFDDDYDCIPAYEQIYALAGPVQTYRLNGDPEILATTEKTVDLFDECFKDKDKGGYYSHIHAVTLSAHEEGLGRNKAKKNWNSVGDHAPAYLINLYLATGEERYKKFLEDTFDTITDHFPDYEKSPFVQEKFFDDWSKDQTWGWQQNRAVVGHNLKIAWNLMRFYAEMPKEKYVEIAEKIAALMPEKGYDSQRFGWYDVVERVLGEDEKFHRYAWHDRKAWWQQEQGILAYLILQGHMPEKQEYKKYSDESAAYYNAFFLDNNDGGVYFNVLANGVPYLMGTERYKGSHSMSAYHSTELCFLSTVYIDLMIKKRPLDLFFKPLPNGFKNRELRVEPDILPKGSIKITKCEIDGQDYKNFDAEGLTVKLPESDKRLKVKVTVATV; from the coding sequence ATGAACAATCTAGGATTTTCCTTCTCAGACCTGATTTCTGGTTACGTCACCTCCTATGACGAAACCAATAAACTAGTCGGAATAGAAACATCTGACGGAAGACAATATGAATGCAAGATTACTGGAAATACCTATGCAAGAGGAACACAGAATCTTGGGGAAGGCTGGAATAGCGCTGATCTAGGGAAACTATTACAGAAAGGGCAAATGATCTTTGCCTATGGAACTTTCTATCCAGAAAATAAAGTCAAGTTCGAGATCAACTACATGGTGTTTGCTGGGGAGGGAGTTGATCACTATCGATATGCGGATGAACAGGGCTGGTGGATCAACCAAATTGATCAAATTGCATCCTCATATTGCAAGTGGCAATTCAATGCACCAGAGCAACCGATTGATTACCACAATTACAGAACTGTCATCAGTTTGACGGGTGGGAAAACGAATGAAGATTATTTACAGGAAACAGATACGATATCGAGAATGGTCTACGGCATGGCATGTGCATACATGCTTACCGGAAAAGATCTGTATTTGGAAGCAGCTGAAAAAGGTACAAAGTATCTCAGCGATAAAATGAAATTCACAGATACTGATACTGGACTAATCTATTGGTATCATGGTTTAAAAGTAAGTGGGGATGGAGAGGAGCAAAAGCTTCTTGTTTCAGAATTTGATGATGATTACGATTGCATCCCAGCCTATGAGCAAATCTATGCACTAGCAGGGCCAGTGCAAACATATCGATTGAATGGAGATCCGGAGATTCTTGCCACAACAGAAAAGACTGTCGACTTGTTCGATGAATGCTTTAAAGACAAAGATAAAGGAGGCTACTACTCTCACATTCATGCTGTGACTCTGAGCGCTCATGAAGAGGGTCTTGGTAGAAATAAAGCAAAGAAGAACTGGAATTCAGTCGGAGACCACGCACCTGCATACTTAATTAATCTCTATCTGGCCACAGGCGAAGAGCGCTATAAAAAGTTCCTTGAGGATACTTTTGATACGATCACTGATCATTTTCCTGATTACGAAAAAAGCCCATTTGTTCAGGAAAAATTCTTTGATGATTGGAGCAAAGACCAAACTTGGGGTTGGCAGCAAAATCGAGCTGTCGTAGGCCACAACCTGAAGATTGCGTGGAACCTTATGCGCTTCTATGCAGAAATGCCTAAAGAAAAATACGTCGAGATTGCAGAAAAAATTGCTGCATTAATGCCAGAGAAAGGATATGACTCACAACGCTTTGGTTGGTACGACGTTGTCGAAAGAGTGCTTGGTGAAGATGAGAAATTCCACCGTTATGCCTGGCATGACAGAAAAGCATGGTGGCAACAAGAACAGGGAATCCTTGCCTACTTGATCCTTCAAGGTCACATGCCTGAAAAACAAGAATATAAAAAATACTCTGACGAGAGTGCGGCTTATTACAACGCATTTTTCTTAGATAATAATGACGGTGGTGTTTACTTCAACGTACTCGCCAATGGTGTGCCCTACTTGATGGGAACCGAAAGATATAAAGGAAGCCACTCAATGAGCGCGTATCACTCAACAGAACTCTGCTTCCTTTCAACCGTCTACATTGATTTAATGATTAAGAAGCGCCCCCTTGATCTCTTCTTCAAGCCTCTACCAAATGGCTTTAAGAACAGAGAGCTACGGGTGGAGCCAGATATCCTACCTAAAGGATCAATCAAAATCACCAAGTGTGAAATTGATGGACAGGACTATAAAAACTTTGATGCAGAGGGACTCACTGTCAAGTTGCCTGAGTCAGACAAGAGACTCAAAGTGAAAGTGACAGTGGCAACTGTTTGA
- a CDS encoding aspartoacylase, with product MTTCGVLVVAGTHGNEVNAPWLLQQWQSNPDLIDAAGLSVQRVIGNPEALRRRCRYVDRDLNRCFLPEQLERDASGLEFQRAGDLLRLHGANGEHPCAVAIDLHSTTAAMGNSLVVYGRRPADLALAALVQGALGLPIYLHEADAQQTGFLVESWPCGLVIEVGPVPQGVLNARVVEKTRLGLETCLKVLDQVHQGSARLPAALVVHRHLGSRDLPKSDNGEPQALVHPELQGRDWQDITPAQAVFRAVDGTDCGEGLVEGEIPVFVNEAAYAEKSIAFSLTRREVWPVQPTWLPALKQLLTRAQPQAHTPLPS from the coding sequence ATGACCACCTGTGGCGTTCTGGTGGTAGCCGGCACCCATGGGAATGAGGTGAACGCCCCCTGGTTGCTGCAGCAGTGGCAGTCCAACCCTGATCTGATTGATGCGGCTGGGTTGTCGGTGCAGAGGGTGATCGGCAACCCCGAGGCGTTGCGCCGTCGCTGCCGCTACGTCGATCGCGACCTCAACCGTTGCTTCCTTCCGGAACAGTTGGAGAGGGATGCCTCGGGCTTGGAGTTCCAGCGTGCTGGCGATCTCCTGCGGCTCCATGGCGCCAATGGGGAGCATCCCTGTGCGGTGGCCATTGATCTGCACAGCACCACAGCGGCCATGGGCAATTCGTTGGTGGTGTACGGGCGCCGCCCCGCTGATCTGGCCCTCGCCGCTCTGGTGCAGGGGGCTCTTGGCTTGCCGATTTATCTGCATGAAGCGGATGCTCAGCAAACCGGTTTTCTCGTCGAATCCTGGCCCTGCGGACTGGTGATCGAGGTGGGTCCCGTTCCTCAGGGGGTTCTTAACGCCAGGGTCGTTGAGAAGACCCGTCTTGGCTTGGAAACGTGCCTGAAGGTTTTGGACCAGGTTCATCAGGGATCAGCTCGGCTGCCGGCTGCTCTTGTTGTGCATCGCCATCTGGGGAGTCGCGATCTTCCGAAGTCGGACAACGGTGAGCCGCAGGCCCTCGTTCATCCCGAGCTGCAGGGGCGCGACTGGCAGGACATCACTCCTGCGCAGGCTGTGTTCCGAGCCGTGGACGGGACCGATTGCGGTGAGGGCTTGGTTGAAGGAGAGATCCCGGTGTTTGTGAACGAAGCGGCCTACGCGGAAAAAAGCATCGCTTTCTCCCTCACGCGCCGGGAGGTCTGGCCTGTGCAGCCCACCTGGCTACCGGCCCTGAAGCAGCTGCTCACCCGAGCTCAACCGCAAGCCCACACTCCCTTGCCCTCCTGA
- a CDS encoding CP12 domain-containing protein → MKSIEEHIQKDQSEIQAAKAAGDEAKVRHLTEELKSLEEYKEHHPDDSHDPTSLELHCEANPDADECRVYDD, encoded by the coding sequence ATGAAGTCCATCGAAGAGCACATCCAGAAGGATCAATCGGAGATCCAAGCAGCCAAAGCTGCTGGAGACGAGGCAAAGGTTCGCCACCTCACCGAGGAACTCAAGTCGTTGGAGGAATACAAGGAGCATCATCCTGACGACAGCCACGACCCCACCTCCCTGGAGCTGCATTGCGAGGCCAACCCCGATGCAGATGAGTGCCGCGTCTATGACGACTGA
- a CDS encoding glutathione S-transferase C-terminal domain-containing protein has translation MSIPPVVVTAARRGWRWQWQQLMGGLGPADAAGNYTRPNSDPLPPQALNREELLQRSPAQRPLLVIGRSCPWAHRTWLVHQLRHLHDSVTVLMATADHNAGRWALTPAWEGCDTLLKLYRHCDAPPTYRATVPVLVDPKTRVLLGNDSAPLVELLNRWPRRDSIVDLAPPESADRIEAWQALLQPAVNDGVYRCGFARNQAAYDRAESNLFAALDAVEQSLETNGPWLCGSSLTLADVRLFPTLIRWELVYAPLFGCSRRPLWDYPHLWDWRQRLYALPGVADTCDGDAWRHDYFGALFPLNPSGIVPAGPDLSTLVNSTAASE, from the coding sequence ATGTCGATCCCACCTGTCGTGGTTACGGCCGCCCGTCGCGGCTGGCGCTGGCAATGGCAACAGCTCATGGGTGGGCTGGGGCCAGCCGATGCCGCCGGCAATTACACCCGCCCAAACAGCGATCCCCTCCCCCCGCAGGCCCTGAACCGCGAGGAGCTGCTCCAACGCAGCCCAGCTCAGCGCCCTCTCCTCGTGATCGGGCGCAGTTGTCCCTGGGCCCATCGCACTTGGCTGGTGCATCAGTTGCGCCATCTGCACGACAGCGTCACCGTCCTGATGGCGACAGCGGATCACAACGCAGGACGCTGGGCCCTCACTCCAGCCTGGGAGGGATGCGACACGCTGCTGAAGCTCTACCGGCACTGCGACGCTCCACCCACCTACCGGGCCACCGTTCCTGTGCTGGTGGACCCGAAGACCCGCGTCCTGCTGGGCAACGACAGTGCTCCCCTGGTGGAACTGTTGAACCGCTGGCCCCGCCGAGACTCCATTGTCGACCTCGCACCGCCGGAATCGGCCGACAGGATCGAGGCCTGGCAGGCCCTGCTGCAACCAGCGGTGAATGACGGTGTTTACCGCTGTGGTTTCGCCCGCAACCAAGCGGCTTACGACCGTGCCGAAAGCAATCTCTTTGCCGCCTTGGATGCGGTGGAGCAGAGCCTGGAGACCAACGGCCCCTGGCTGTGTGGCAGCTCACTGACCCTGGCGGACGTGCGGTTGTTCCCCACCCTGATCCGCTGGGAGCTGGTCTATGCCCCGCTGTTTGGCTGCAGTCGGCGCCCCCTCTGGGACTACCCGCACCTCTGGGACTGGCGACAACGCCTTTACGCCTTGCCCGGCGTGGCCGACACCTGCGATGGCGACGCTTGGCGACACGATTACTTCGGAGCATTGTTCCCCCTCAATCCCAGTGGCATCGTTCCGGCCGGTCCAGACCTGAGCACACTGGTAAACAGCACGGCCGCGTCGGAATGA
- a CDS encoding DJ-1/PfpI family protein, translating to MTKKVLVLVEEHYDETEYNVFNEFFPKHGIEIEYGSYLWGNDSLTFEGNDKTSKVEVSICVSKVNLNDYAGLILVGGYAMDRLRYETKLGEKNNAPAVELLRRAVSLMDSNKIAIGTICHSLWLFCADKTLLNGREVTCAHNIVCDVANAGGKIMIEDGETVELHQQGLLITGKHPGCVDVFVEKFKDVINTF from the coding sequence ATGACCAAAAAAGTACTTGTATTGGTGGAGGAGCATTACGACGAAACTGAATACAATGTGTTTAACGAATTTTTTCCAAAGCACGGAATCGAGATCGAATATGGTTCCTATTTATGGGGCAACGACTCACTTACCTTTGAAGGAAACGACAAGACAAGCAAAGTAGAAGTGAGCATTTGCGTAAGCAAGGTCAATCTGAATGACTACGCAGGGCTGATTTTGGTCGGCGGATACGCCATGGATCGACTGCGTTATGAAACAAAACTAGGTGAAAAGAACAACGCACCTGCTGTTGAACTTTTAAGAAGAGCAGTAAGTCTGATGGATAGTAACAAAATAGCGATAGGAACCATCTGCCATTCGCTATGGCTGTTCTGCGCAGACAAAACACTCTTGAATGGCAGGGAGGTCACTTGTGCACACAACATCGTCTGCGATGTGGCGAATGCAGGTGGCAAGATCATGATCGAAGATGGTGAAACAGTTGAACTTCACCAGCAAGGTTTACTCATTACAGGGAAGCATCCGGGATGTGTTGATGTATTCGTTGAAAAATTCAAAGATGTGATTAACACATTCTAA
- the cgtA gene encoding Obg family GTPase CgtA, producing MQFIDQARITVRGGRGGDGIAAFRREKYVPAGGPSGGDGGNGAPVVLEADSNLQTLLDFKYKRLFAGDDGRRGGPNKCTGASGRDLVIKVPCGTEVRHLRTGILLGDLTAPGERLTVAFGGRGGLGNAHYLSNRNRAPEKFTEGREGEEWPLQLELKLLAEVGIIGLPNAGKSTLIAVLSAARPKIADYPFTTLVPNLGVVRRPSGDGTVFADIPGLIAGAAQGAGLGHDFLRHIERTRLLIHLVDAGAEDPVADLNVVEQELQAYGHGLVDRPRLLVINKQELVLDQDLPTLLHELETASGRPVMCISAAMGTNLDQLLASTWDALGV from the coding sequence GTGCAGTTCATCGATCAGGCACGGATTACGGTCCGAGGTGGGCGCGGCGGTGATGGCATCGCTGCTTTTCGCCGTGAAAAGTACGTGCCTGCTGGAGGTCCATCTGGTGGTGACGGCGGTAATGGAGCTCCGGTTGTCCTTGAAGCCGACAGCAATCTGCAAACTCTGCTCGACTTCAAATACAAACGCCTGTTCGCCGGCGATGACGGTCGGCGTGGTGGTCCGAACAAATGTACTGGTGCCTCGGGAAGGGATCTGGTGATCAAGGTTCCTTGCGGCACCGAGGTCCGTCACCTGCGCACCGGCATCCTTCTCGGCGATCTCACTGCACCGGGTGAGCGTCTAACCGTCGCTTTTGGTGGCCGTGGTGGTCTTGGCAACGCCCACTACCTCAGCAATCGCAACCGCGCGCCCGAGAAGTTCACCGAGGGGCGTGAGGGAGAGGAGTGGCCTTTGCAACTTGAACTCAAGCTTTTGGCTGAGGTTGGCATCATTGGCCTTCCGAATGCCGGGAAAAGCACGTTGATTGCAGTGCTTTCGGCAGCGCGACCAAAGATTGCGGATTACCCGTTCACTACCTTGGTTCCCAACCTTGGTGTTGTGCGTCGTCCCAGTGGGGACGGAACCGTTTTTGCTGATATTCCGGGACTCATTGCAGGAGCTGCCCAGGGTGCCGGTCTCGGACATGATTTTCTGCGTCACATCGAACGCACGCGTCTGCTGATCCACCTTGTGGATGCTGGCGCTGAAGATCCTGTGGCAGACCTCAACGTCGTCGAACAGGAATTGCAGGCCTATGGCCATGGCCTGGTCGACCGACCGCGTCTGTTGGTGATCAACAAGCAGGAGTTGGTTTTAGATCAGGATCTGCCGACACTTCTGCATGAGCTTGAAACAGCGAGCGGTCGGCCTGTGATGTGCATTTCCGCTGCGATGGGAACCAATCTTGACCAGTTGCTGGCCTCCACTTGGGACGCACTTGGAGTTTGA
- the psbA gene encoding photosystem II q(b) protein: protein MTTTLQQRSGASSWQAFCEWVTSTNNRLYVGWFGVLMIPTLLAATICFVIAFVAAPPVDIDGIREPVAGSLIYGNNIISGAVVPSSNAIGLHFYPIWEAASLDEWLYNGGPFQLVIFHFLIGIYAYMGREWELSYRLGMRPWICVAYSAPVAAASAVFLVYPFGQGSFSDAMPLGISGTFNYMLVFQAEHNILMHPFHMMGVAGVFGGSLFSAMHGSLVTSSLVRETTESESQNYGYKFGQEEETYNIVAAHGYFGRLIFQYASFNNSRSLHFFLAAWPVVGIWFTALGVSTMAFNLNGFNFNQSILDGQGRVLNTWADVLNRAGLGMEVMHERNAHNFPLDLAAAESTPVALQAPAIG, encoded by the coding sequence ATGACCACCACCCTCCAGCAGCGCTCCGGCGCTTCCAGCTGGCAGGCCTTCTGCGAGTGGGTCACCTCCACCAACAACCGTCTGTATGTCGGTTGGTTCGGTGTGCTGATGATCCCAACTCTGTTGGCTGCCACCATCTGTTTCGTCATCGCCTTCGTCGCCGCACCTCCGGTTGACATCGATGGCATCCGCGAGCCTGTCGCTGGCTCCCTGATCTACGGAAACAACATCATCTCTGGTGCTGTTGTTCCTTCTTCAAACGCCATCGGCCTGCACTTCTACCCCATCTGGGAAGCTGCTTCCCTCGATGAGTGGCTGTACAACGGCGGCCCCTTCCAGCTGGTTATTTTCCACTTCCTCATCGGCATCTACGCCTACATGGGTCGCGAGTGGGAACTCTCCTACCGCCTGGGCATGCGCCCCTGGATCTGCGTTGCCTACAGCGCACCTGTCGCTGCAGCCTCCGCTGTCTTCCTGGTTTACCCCTTCGGTCAGGGTTCTTTCTCTGACGCAATGCCCCTGGGCATCTCTGGCACCTTCAACTACATGTTGGTGTTCCAGGCCGAGCACAACATCCTGATGCACCCCTTCCACATGATGGGCGTCGCAGGTGTCTTCGGCGGCAGCTTGTTCTCCGCCATGCACGGCTCCCTGGTGACCTCCTCCCTGGTGCGTGAAACCACCGAGAGCGAGTCCCAGAACTACGGCTACAAGTTTGGCCAAGAGGAAGAGACCTACAACATCGTGGCTGCCCACGGTTACTTCGGTCGCCTGATCTTCCAATACGCCTCCTTCAACAACAGCCGTAGCCTTCACTTCTTCCTGGCTGCCTGGCCTGTTGTCGGCATCTGGTTCACCGCCCTTGGCGTGTCAACCATGGCCTTCAACCTGAACGGCTTCAACTTCAACCAGTCCATCCTTGATGGTCAGGGCCGTGTCCTGAACACCTGGGCCGACGTGTTGAACCGTGCCGGCCTCGGCATGGAAGTGATGCACGAGCGCAACGCTCACAACTTCCCCCTCGACCTGGCTGCTGCTGAGTCCACTCCTGTGGCTCTGCAGGCTCCCGCCATCGGTTGA